A stretch of the Staphylococcus sp. NRL 16/872 genome encodes the following:
- a CDS encoding Crp/Fnr family transcriptional regulator: protein MTKHQFSNKNKATELDQAFKQLAAYLNIPVGVIQSYKEECLLRHYNKGQVLYYSSDQPTHVYLLLEGNVLRETFNAEGDVVRALYKEEVLLPLTQLFRKEMSSEMCTALTECDVIGIPKDLLEYLCKTHEDIFITLFEKLNAELRLQMEYTMALTTKLARERVEKVLYYLCHSVGYDNEEFYEIKQVMTIQLLSDLSGISRETTGHIISELKEEKMLLKNGKDWLVRK, encoded by the coding sequence ATGACTAAACATCAATTTTCCAATAAAAATAAAGCAACTGAATTAGACCAAGCATTTAAACAATTAGCTGCATATTTGAATATACCAGTAGGCGTGATTCAATCTTATAAAGAAGAATGTTTATTACGTCATTATAATAAGGGTCAAGTATTGTATTATTCTTCGGATCAACCTACGCATGTGTATCTGTTGTTAGAGGGAAATGTTTTGCGTGAAACATTTAATGCGGAAGGTGATGTGGTACGTGCACTGTATAAGGAAGAGGTACTGCTGCCACTGACGCAACTGTTTCGCAAAGAAATGTCGAGTGAAATGTGTACCGCGCTAACGGAGTGTGATGTTATCGGTATACCGAAAGATTTATTGGAATATTTATGTAAGACGCATGAGGATATTTTTATTACACTTTTTGAAAAGTTAAATGCGGAATTACGTCTGCAAATGGAATACACGATGGCGTTAACGACGAAGTTAGCGAGGGAACGTGTTGAGAAGGTATTGTACTATTTGTGTCATTCCGTTGGGTATGATAACGAGGAGTTTTATGAGATTAAGCAAGTGATGACGATTCAACTTTTGAGTGATTTGTCTGGGATTTCACGTGAAACAACTGGGCATATCATAAGTGAGTTGAAAGAGGAAAAGATGTTGCTGAAGAACGGCAAAGATTGGCTCGTTCGGAAGTAA
- a CDS encoding ArgR family transcriptional regulator → MKKSKRLDLITTVVKQNRFKKKEDIAVYIEQHFGVRYSVTTIARDLKELKIFKMPVAGQQSFYKKLDNTRETDAKAKLQHYYEAEIQKIIIQDSYLLIKTSPGFAQCINYFIDQMELKEVLGTVGGNDTLMVLTGSPDMAHYVHYKLFNHKYAN, encoded by the coding sequence ATGAAAAAAAGTAAACGTCTAGATCTCATCACAACTGTTGTGAAGCAAAATCGTTTTAAGAAAAAAGAAGATATTGCAGTTTATATCGAGCAACATTTTGGTGTGCGATATAGTGTTACGACAATTGCACGTGATTTAAAGGAATTAAAAATCTTTAAGATGCCTGTAGCAGGGCAACAATCGTTTTATAAAAAGTTAGATAACACACGTGAAACAGATGCGAAAGCTAAATTGCAGCATTACTATGAGGCTGAAATTCAAAAGATTATTATCCAAGACAGTTATTTATTAATTAAGACGTCACCAGGATTTGCACAATGTATCAATTATTTTATTGATCAAATGGAATTAAAAGAAGTGCTAGGTACGGTAGGCGGTAATGATACACTCATGGTTCTGACTGGGTCGCCTGATATGGCACACTATGTGCATTATAAATTATTTAATCATAAATATGCGAATTAA
- the arcA gene encoding arginine deiminase produces MTQGPIQVNSEIGKLKTVLLKRPGKELENLVPDHLSGLLFDDIPYLKVAQEEHDKFAQALRDEGVEVVYLEKLAAEAIADKAVREQFIDDILAESQKTILGHEEEIKKYFETFSDQELIDKIMAGVRKEEIELETTHLVEYLDDKYPFYLDPMPNLYFTRDPQASVGRGMTINRMYWRARRRESLFITYILKHHPRFKDADVPVWLDRNSPFNIEGGDELILSKEALAIGISERTSAQAIERLARNIFKDESTTFKKVIAIEIPNSRSFMHLDTVFTMIDYDKFTVHSAIFKEENNMNIYTIEYDEAKDDIKITHSSKLRETLAEVLGVDSIEFIPTGNGDVIDGAREQWNDGSNTLCIRPGVVVTYDRNYVSNQLLRDKGIKVIEITGSELVRGRGGPRCMSQPLFREDI; encoded by the coding sequence ATGACTCAAGGACCAATTCAAGTAAACAGTGAAATCGGTAAATTAAAAACAGTATTGTTAAAACGACCTGGTAAAGAATTAGAAAATTTAGTGCCAGATCACTTAAGCGGTTTGTTATTCGATGATATTCCTTATTTAAAAGTAGCGCAAGAAGAGCATGATAAATTCGCGCAAGCGCTTAGAGATGAAGGCGTGGAAGTCGTTTATTTAGAAAAGCTTGCTGCTGAAGCTATTGCAGATAAAGCGGTACGTGAACAATTTATTGACGATATTTTAGCAGAATCTCAAAAAACGATTTTAGGCCATGAAGAAGAAATTAAAAAGTATTTTGAAACGTTCTCAGATCAAGAATTAATCGACAAAATAATGGCTGGGGTACGTAAAGAAGAAATTGAATTAGAAACAACGCATTTAGTGGAATATTTAGATGATAAATATCCATTCTACTTAGACCCTATGCCAAACTTATACTTCACTCGTGACCCTCAAGCATCTGTAGGTAGAGGAATGACAATTAACCGTATGTATTGGAGAGCACGTCGTAGAGAATCACTTTTCATCACATATATTTTAAAACATCATCCACGTTTTAAAGATGCAGATGTGCCTGTATGGTTAGATCGTAATTCACCATTCAATATTGAAGGTGGCGATGAGTTAATCTTATCTAAAGAGGCATTAGCGATTGGTATTTCTGAACGTACTTCAGCACAAGCTATCGAACGTTTAGCTCGTAACATTTTCAAAGATGAGTCTACAACATTCAAGAAAGTTATTGCGATTGAAATTCCAAATAGTCGTTCATTTATGCACTTAGATACAGTATTCACAATGATTGATTATGACAAATTTACAGTGCATTCAGCTATCTTTAAAGAAGAAAATAATATGAACATTTATACAATTGAATATGATGAAGCGAAAGATGATATTAAAATTACGCATTCAAGTAAATTACGTGAAACATTAGCAGAAGTGTTGGGTGTCGACAGCATTGAATTTATTCCTACAGGTAATGGAGACGTCATTGATGGTGCACGTGAACAATGGAACGATGGCTCAAACACATTATGCATTCGCCCAGGTGTAGTTGTAACGTACGATCGTAACTATGTATCTAACCAATTATTACGTGATAAAGGAATTAAAGTTATCGAAATCACAGGTAGTGAGTTAGTACGTGGACGTGGGGGCCCAAGATGCATGAGCCAACCATTATTTAGAGAAGATATTTAG
- a CDS encoding YolD-like family protein, translating to MMPEEYKHETDYRKIPREYLDPNIPQGRGMVKWAPFATMPEQYERLREFIEEQNKITMPSLSEDQFDTLNRQLTQKYTQHQLAMISYWRNGYIHSIAAYIRRIDMLNQCITISNENGSQTMKLEFAIICNVE from the coding sequence ATGATGCCAGAAGAATACAAACATGAAACAGATTATCGAAAAATTCCTAGAGAATACTTAGACCCTAATATCCCCCAAGGGCGCGGTATGGTTAAGTGGGCCCCCTTTGCGACAATGCCTGAACAATATGAGCGTTTACGTGAATTTATCGAAGAACAGAATAAAATTACTATGCCCTCACTGTCAGAAGATCAATTTGATACATTAAACCGACAATTAACGCAGAAATACACACAACATCAACTCGCAATGATTAGTTATTGGAGGAATGGTTATATTCATTCAATCGCTGCCTATATACGTCGTATTGATATGTTAAATCAATGTATTACCATTAGTAATGAAAATGGCTCCCAAACCATGAAACTTGAATTTGCCATTATTTGTAACGTTGAATAA
- the arcD gene encoding arginine-ornithine antiporter, producing the protein MSESGENKLGKTSLIGLVIGSMIGGGAFNIISDMGGQAGGLAIIIGWIITAIGMISLAFVFQNLTNERPDLDGGIYSYAQAGFGDFIGFSSAWGYWFAAFLGNVAYATLLMSAVGNFFPIFKGGNTLPSIIVASILLWGVHFLILRGVETAAFINSIVTVAKLIPIFLVIVCMLVVFNFETFKAGFYGMTSGGVGVFSWGDTMSQVKSTMLVTVWVFTGIEGAVVFSSRAKTKKDVGTATVIGLVSVLVIYFLMTVLAQGVIQQDQISKLANPSMAQVLEHIVGHWGSVLVNIGLIISVLGAWLGWTLLAGELPFIVAKDGLFPKWFAKENKNKAPVNALLITNILVQIFLISMLFTDSAYQFAFSLASSAILIPYMFSAFYQLKYTIDHKGHATVKQWTIGIIASIYAIWLVYAAGIDYLLLTMLLYIPGLFVYSFVQRNNKKRLTKVEYILFAVIIILAIIGVIRLAMGSVSVF; encoded by the coding sequence ATGAGTGAATCAGGTGAAAATAAATTAGGTAAAACGTCACTGATTGGTTTAGTTATCGGTTCGATGATTGGTGGTGGGGCCTTCAATATTATTTCTGATATGGGAGGCCAAGCCGGTGGACTAGCGATTATCATCGGATGGATTATTACGGCAATAGGCATGATTTCCTTAGCCTTTGTCTTTCAGAATTTAACAAATGAACGTCCTGATTTAGATGGTGGGATTTACAGCTATGCACAAGCAGGATTTGGTGACTTTATCGGTTTCTCAAGTGCATGGGGTTACTGGTTTGCAGCCTTTCTTGGTAACGTAGCATATGCGACATTATTGATGTCTGCAGTAGGTAACTTCTTCCCGATTTTTAAAGGAGGGAACACGCTACCAAGTATTATCGTCGCATCGATTTTACTATGGGGCGTGCACTTCCTCATCCTTAGGGGTGTAGAGACAGCGGCGTTTATTAACAGTATTGTGACTGTCGCTAAGTTAATTCCTATCTTTTTAGTTATCGTTTGTATGCTAGTGGTCTTCAATTTTGAGACTTTTAAAGCAGGATTTTATGGCATGACAAGTGGTGGCGTAGGTGTCTTTAGTTGGGGCGACACAATGTCTCAAGTAAAAAGTACGATGCTTGTAACTGTATGGGTCTTCACTGGTATTGAAGGGGCCGTCGTCTTTTCTAGTCGTGCTAAGACGAAGAAAGACGTTGGTACAGCAACAGTTATCGGTCTTGTCTCTGTATTAGTCATTTATTTCTTAATGACTGTCTTAGCGCAAGGTGTGATCCAACAAGATCAGATTTCTAAATTAGCGAACCCTTCAATGGCTCAAGTGCTTGAACATATTGTAGGCCACTGGGGCTCAGTGCTAGTGAATATTGGCTTAATTATCTCTGTGCTTGGTGCATGGTTAGGTTGGACATTACTTGCTGGTGAGTTACCATTTATCGTCGCGAAAGATGGTCTATTTCCTAAGTGGTTTGCTAAGGAAAATAAAAACAAAGCACCGGTAAACGCACTATTGATTACAAACATTTTAGTGCAAATATTCTTAATCAGTATGCTCTTTACTGACAGCGCTTATCAATTTGCGTTCTCTTTAGCATCAAGTGCGATTTTAATACCCTACATGTTTAGTGCCTTCTATCAATTGAAATATACAATTGACCATAAAGGACACGCGACAGTAAAACAATGGACGATTGGTATTATTGCTTCAATTTATGCGATTTGGCTTGTGTATGCAGCAGGGATCGACTACTTATTATTAACAATGTTGTTGTATATTCCAGGTTTATTCGTCTATAGTTTTGTGCAACGTAATAATAAGAAACGCTTAACGAAAGTAGAGTATATTCTATTCGCTGTGATTATCATACTTGCAATCATAGGTGTTATTCGCTTAGCTATGGGCAGCGTGTCAGTATTCTAA